One genomic window of Dehalococcoidales bacterium includes the following:
- a CDS encoding SDR family NAD(P)-dependent oxidoreductase: MKLKDKIAVVTGGGQGIGRGIVLCLAEEGADVAVIEINPETARKVATEVEQMGRRALVVVADATDDDSVVKSVREVIDHFGRIDILVNNVGGSDEGGSDSIALGGTGWDGYYRLTLKAHVLMSQAVIPYLREQKSGKIINISSEAGRVGSPLLMAYSAFKSGVISLTKSLALQLAGDNINVNCVCPGVIWTPLWERLAQGLIDMNPALKDMSPREFFEKRIVSQRPMGREETAEDIGRTVVFFASEDARAITGQSLNVNGGNVMN, encoded by the coding sequence ATGAAACTAAAAGACAAGATTGCCGTCGTTACCGGTGGCGGTCAGGGAATCGGCCGGGGTATTGTGCTCTGTCTTGCTGAAGAAGGGGCTGATGTTGCCGTGATTGAAATCAACCCTGAGACCGCCAGAAAGGTCGCCACCGAAGTGGAGCAAATGGGACGACGCGCACTGGTCGTCGTTGCTGATGCCACCGATGATGACTCCGTGGTGAAGTCGGTCCGGGAGGTTATCGACCACTTCGGCAGGATCGACATCCTGGTCAATAATGTCGGTGGCTCCGACGAAGGAGGCTCCGATAGTATAGCCTTGGGCGGGACCGGCTGGGACGGATACTATCGCCTGACCCTGAAAGCGCACGTCCTCATGTCCCAGGCAGTAATACCCTACCTCAGAGAGCAGAAGAGCGGTAAGATAATCAACATATCCTCGGAGGCGGGTCGGGTTGGCTCCCCCCTGCTGATGGCCTATTCCGCATTCAAGAGCGGTGTGATTTCTCTCACAAAGTCACTCGCCCTGCAACTGGCTGGCGACAATATCAACGTCAACTGCGTCTGCCCCGGTGTCATCTGGACGCCACTGTGGGAGAGGCTGGCGCAGGGTTTGATTGACATGAACCCCGCTCTTAAAGACATGTCGCCGCGTGAGTTTTTCGAGAAACGGATAGTTTCCCAAAGACCGATGGGGAGAGAGGAGACAGCGGAAGACATTGGACGAACGGTAGTCTTCTTCGCTTCCGAGGACGCACGGGCCATCACCGGTCAGTCCCTGAACGTCAACGGCGGCAATGTTATGAACTAG